A window of Polaromonas hydrogenivorans contains these coding sequences:
- a CDS encoding ATP-binding cassette domain-containing protein: protein MSTQPQIVMQAKGLVKRYGQVTALDGADFELRAGEILAVIGDNGAGKSSLIKCLSGATIPDEGEIFLDGQPIHFKSPMDARKSGIETVYQDLAVAPAMTIAENLFLGRELCRPGFFGQFLQLLDKKKMLEESISRMNDLKVGIRSMTQAVETLSGGQRQCVAVARAAAFAQHVVIMDEPTAALGVKEGNMVLELIRRVRDKGLPVVLISHNMPHVFEVADRIHIARLGKRAAVVNPKYISMSDTVAVMTGAKSASELPEEAHA from the coding sequence ATGAGCACTCAACCTCAAATCGTGATGCAGGCCAAGGGCCTGGTCAAACGCTACGGCCAGGTCACCGCGCTTGATGGCGCCGACTTTGAACTTCGGGCCGGCGAGATCCTGGCGGTGATCGGCGACAACGGCGCCGGCAAGTCCTCGCTGATCAAGTGCCTGTCGGGGGCGACGATTCCCGATGAAGGCGAAATTTTTCTGGACGGCCAGCCGATTCATTTCAAGAGTCCGATGGATGCGCGCAAATCCGGCATTGAAACCGTGTACCAGGACCTGGCCGTGGCGCCGGCCATGACGATTGCCGAAAACCTGTTTTTGGGCCGCGAGCTGTGCCGCCCCGGTTTTTTCGGCCAGTTCCTGCAGCTGCTGGACAAGAAAAAAATGCTGGAGGAAAGCATTTCGCGCATGAACGACCTGAAGGTCGGCATCCGCTCGATGACGCAGGCGGTCGAAACGCTCTCGGGCGGCCAGCGCCAGTGCGTGGCCGTGGCGCGTGCAGCGGCCTTTGCGCAGCATGTGGTCATCATGGACGAGCCGACCGCCGCGCTGGGCGTGAAGGAAGGCAACATGGTGCTGGAGCTGATCCGCCGGGTGCGCGACAAGGGCCTGCCGGTGGTGCTGATCTCGCACAACATGCCGCATGTGTTCGAGGTGGCCGACCGCATCCACATTGCCCGGCTGGGCAAGCGCGCCGCCGTGGTCAACCCGAAATACATCAGCATGAGCGACACGGTGGCGGTGATGACCGGCGCCAAGTCGGCCAGCGAGCTGCCGGAGGAAGCCCATGCTTGA